A window from Citrus sinensis cultivar Valencia sweet orange chromosome 5, DVS_A1.0, whole genome shotgun sequence encodes these proteins:
- the LOC102622036 gene encoding disease resistance protein At4g27190-like isoform X3, giving the protein MVESIVTVVLEFLKCLAPPTERRFGYLRNYKANGENLKAEIDKLKDERRSIQHRVSEAERKGEKIEEKVEKWLVRANNTIEQSAKFIDDEETTNKRCLMGLCPNLKTRYQLSKEAETKVKAIVELKEEAGKFDDRISYRTIPEDIWLKSHKGYETFESRLSTLKAIQNALIDVDVGIIGVYGMGGIGKTTLVKEFARRAIEDKLYDMVAFSEVTQSPDIKKVQEDIAETLGLQLSEEAESRRASRLYERLTNEKKILVILDNIWKPLDLGTIGIPFGVEHRGCKLLFTTRDLDVLLRMESEKNFSIGILNEQEAWRLFKIMAGDYVENRELESTATSVAKACGGLPIALTTVAKALRKKELPVWKNALQELQTPSEASFDEGVPAEAYSTIELSYKYLRGEQLKKTFLLCSLITPAPIMDLFKYSMGLGVFKSVHKLEDAHNKLDAWVHQLRDSCLLLEDGGSKYFSMHDVVRDVAISIACRDKIGFVVRNEDDWKWPNADELKKYLAISLKDSIINDIPEGSESLQLELLVMSPKNSFAVPNIPENFFKRTKKLRVLDFNGMRLLSLPSSIGLLVNLQALCLNQSILGGIDIAIIGKLENLEILSFLQSDIVELPKALGQLTKLRLLDLTDCFRLKVIAPNVISSLIRLEELYMGNCSIEWEVERANSKRSNASLDELMHLPRLTTLEIDVKNESMLPEGFLARKLERFKIHIGNGLFTHPMIAGQNWFKSRQHFLIDRDRKISRALKLKLDFMDICSMKLQGINNVECLWLDKLQGIENVLFNLDTEGFSQLKILWVQNNPDFFCIVDSREMVACDAFPLLESLILHNLINMERICVDRLKVESFNELKTVEAYNCDKLSNIFWLSTSKCLPRLERIAVINCSKMKEIFAIGEEVDNAIEKIEFAQLRSLSLGNLPEVTSFCRREVETPSASPNRQVSQEESTTMYCSSEITLDISTLLFNEKVALPNLEALEISDINVDKIWHYNQIPAAMFPHFQSLTRLVVWWCHKLKYIFSASMIGSLKQLQHLDIRDCKDLQEIISENRADQVIPHFVFPQLTTLMLHDLPKLRFLYPGMHTWEWPALETLVVYGCDKLKIFAADLSQNNGNDQLGIPAQQPLLPLEKMILQADFPQHLFGSLRRLEIAADDSACFPIWNVLERFHNLEMLSLLFFPSHEELFSMEGCLEKHAGKLAMIKELQLYWHYHLEQLCKQDSKLGPIFQYLESLKVFHCQSLLILLPSSSVSFGNLTKLVAFGCKELIRLVTSSTAKTLVRLVAIEIYGCRAMTEVVTNDKDGVEKEEIVFRKLKTLELFDLDSLTSFCSANYTFKYPSLQDLHVIGCPKMKIFTTGESITPPRVNVWYGETEDRLLWTNNDLNTTIQQLHAEKLLAVQSVISTHY; this is encoded by the exons ATGGTGGAAAGCATTGTTACTGttgttttagaatttttgAAATGCTTGGCTCCTCCAACAGAACGCCGATTTGGTTATTTGCGTAACTATAAAGCCAACGGTGAGAATCTCAAGGCAGAAATAGACAAGCTCAAGGATGAAAGGAGAAGCATTCAGCACAGGGTTTCTGAGGCTGAAAGAAAAGGGGAAAAGATTGAAGAGAAGGTTGAGAAGTGGCTGGTTCGTGCGAACAACACCATTGAGCAGTCAGCCAAATTCATTGACGATGAGGAGACAACAAATAAACGATGTCTCATGGGCTTGTGTCCTAATTTGAAGACCCGCTATCAGCTTAGCAAGGAAGCAGAAACAAAGGTGAAGGCCATTGTTGAACTCAAAGAAGAAGCTGGGAAATTTGATGATAGAATTTCGTACCGTACCATTCCGGAGGATATATGGCTCAAGTCTCACAAAGGCTACGAGACCTTCGAATCAAGACTTTCTACTTTGAAGGCCATACAAAATGCATTGATCGATGTTGATGTCGGCATCATTGGGGTCTACGGCATGGGCGGCATTGGAAAGACGACACTGGTGAAGGAGTTTGCAAGGCGAGCCATTGAAGACAAGCTTTACGATATGGTGGCTTTTTCGGAGGTTACCCAAAGTCCAGACATAAAAAAGGTCCAAGAGGACATTGCGGAAACGTTAGGCCTACAGTTGTCCGAGGAAGCTGAGTCTAGAAGAGCTAGTAGACTATATGAAAGATTGACGAATGAGAAGAAGATCCTTGTGATTCTGGATAACATCTGGAAACCTCTTGATTTGGGGACTATTGGAATTCCTTTTGGAGTTGAGCACAGAGgatgcaaattattattcacaACAAGAGATCTCGATGTGCTGTTAAGGATGGAATCAGAAAAAAACTTCTCGATTGGCATTTTAAATGAACAAGAAGCCTGGAGATTGTTCAAGATAATGGCAGGTGATTACGTGGAAAATCGTGAATTAGAATCTACAGCAACAAGTGTAGCCAAGGCATGCGGAGGTTTGCCTATTGCCCTAACCACAGTAGCAAAGGCACTGAGAAAAAAAGAGCTGCCTGTGTGGAAGAATGCCTTGCAAGAACTCCAAACGCCTTCAGAGGCAAGCTTCGACGAAGGAGTACCAGCAGAGGCATACTCAACAATTGAGCTGAGTTACAAGTACTTAAGAGGTGAGCAACTCAAGAAAACTTTTTTACTGTGTAGTCTTATTACGCCAGCACCAATTATGGACTTGTTCAAATATAGCATGGGCTTGGGTGTATTTAAAAGTGTCCATAAGCTAGAAGATGCACATAACAAATTAGATGCATGGGTCCATCAACTAAGAGACTCTTGTTTGTTGCTTGAGGATGGTGGCAGTAAATACTTTTCTATGCACGACGTTGTTCGCGATGTTGCCATTTCAATTGCATGTCGTGACaaaattggatttgtggtgagaAATGAGGATGATTGGAAATGGCCAAATGCagatgaattaaaaaaatatcttgcaatttctttaaaagatagtattattaatgacattcCTGAAGGGTCCGAATCTCTACAACTTGAACTTCTAGTCATGTCTCCCAAGAACTCTTTTGCTGTGCCTAATATTCCTGAGAACTTCTTCAAAAGGACGAAAAAGCTTCGGGTTTTGGATTTTAATGGAATGCGGTTATTGTCATTGCCATCTTCAATTGGTCTTCTAGTAAATCTTCAGGCACTCTGTCttaatcaaagcattttggGAGGCATAGACATAGCCATTATTGGAAAGTTGGAAAATCTAGAAATCCTCAGCTTTTTGCAATCTGATATTGTAGAGTTGCCTAAAGCACTGGGTCAACTGACTAAGCTAAGGCTGTTAGATTTAACAGACTGTTTCCGTCTGAAAGTTATTGCCCCAAATGTCATATCAAGCTTAATCCGATTAGAAGAATTGTATATGGGTAATTGCTCCATTGAATGGGAGGTTGAAAGAGCCAACAGCAAAAGAAGTAATGCTAGCCTTGATGAATTGATGCATTTACCTCGGCTAACCACTCTAGAAATTGATGTAAAAAATGAGAGTATGTTACCAGAAGGCTTTTTGGCCAGAAAGCTCGAAAGGTTCAAAATACATATTGGAAATGGGTTATTCACACATCCCATGATTGCTGGACAAAATTGGTTTAAAAGTCGGCAGCACTTTTTGATCGACAGAGATCGTAAGATTTCAAGAGCATTGAAGCTCAAGCTTGATTTTATGGACATTTGCTCCATGAAATTGCAGGGCATCAATAACGTTGAATGCTTATGGTTGGACAAGCTGCAAGGCATCGAGAATGTTCTTTTCAATTTGGACACGGAGGGCTTTTCACAATTGAAGATTCTCTGGGTTCAAAATAATCCAGACTTCTTTTGCATCGTCGATTCAAGGGAGATGGTCGCTTGTGATGCCTTTCCTCTTTTGGAGTCACTTATCCTTCACAATTTGATCAACATGGAGAGGATATGTGTTGATCGGCTCAAAGTAGAGTCTTTCAACGAACTCAAAACCGTAGAAGCATATAATTGTGATAAGTTGAGTAATATCTTTTGGCTCTCTACTTCAAAATGCCTTCCAAGACTTGAGAGAATTGCAGTTATTAATTGCAGCAAGATGAAAGAGATTTTTGCAATTGGGGAAGAAGTTGATAATGCAATTGAGAAGATAGAGTTTGCTCAATTAAGATCTTTGAGTCTGGGGAATCTTCCAGAGGTTACAAGTTTTTGCCGCCGTGAGGTGGAGACTCCTTCTGCATCACCGAACAGACAAGTGTCACAAGAGGAATCGACGACTATGTATTGCTCCAGCGAAATCACTTTGGACATTTCAACTCTGCTTTTCAACGAGAAG gttGCGTTGCCTAACTTGGAGGCTTTGGAGATATCTGATATTAATGTCGACAAGATTTGGCACTACAATCAAATTCCGGCGGCCATGTTTCCTCACTTTCAAAGTTTAACACGATTAGTTGTGTGGTGGTGTCACAAACTgaaatacatattttcagcGTCTATGATCGGAAGCCTTAAGCAGCTCCAACACCTAGATATACGAGACTGTAAGGATTTACAGGAGATCATTTCTGAAAACAGAGCAGATCAAGTGATCCCTCATTTTGTCTTTCCACAGCTCACCACTTTGATGCTCCATGATCTACCAAAACTTAGATTTTTGTACCCTGGAATGCATACTTGGGAATGGCCCGCACTAGAAACTCTTGTAGTGTATGGTTGTGACAAATTAAAGATATTCGCTGCAGATTTATCGCAGAATAATGGGAATGATCAACTTGGTATTCCTGCACAACAGCCCCTATTGCCATTGGAAAAG ATGATTTTGCAGGCCGATTTCCCACAACACCTTTTTGGCAGTCTTAGACGACTAGAGATTGCTGCAGATGACTCAGCTTGTTTTCCAATCTGGAACGTACTTGAGAGATTTCACAATCTCGAAATGCTCTCACTGCTTTTTTTTCCATCCCACGAAGAGCTATTTTCGATGGAAGGATGCTTAGAGAAACATGCGGGGAAGTTGgcaatgataaaagaattacAGCTGTACTGGCACTATCATCTGGAGCAGCTGTGCAAACAAGACTCCAAACTTGGCCCCATTTTTCAGTATCTTGAAAGTCTGAAAGTATTTCATTGTCAAAGTCTGTTAATTCTATTGCCATCATCATCGGTATCTTTTGGGAACCTAACAAAACTTGTAGCTTTCGGTTGCAAGGAATTGATACGCTTGGTAACATCCTCCACAGCAAAAACTCTGGTGCGACTCGTAGCAATAGAAATATATGGATGCAGAGCAATGACAGAGGTGGTAACAAATGACAAAGATggagttgaaaaagaagagattGTTTTCCGCAAATTGAAGACGTTGGAACTGTTTGATTTAGATAGCCTCACAAGTTTTTGCTCTGCCAATTACACCTTCAAATACCCATCTTTACAAGATTTGCATGTGATTGGTTGTCCCAAGATGAAGATTTTTACTACAGGAGAATCAATCACGCCTCCAAGAGTAAATGTCTGGTATGGAGAGACAGAGGATCGATTGCTTTGGACCAATAATGATCTAAACACAACCATACAACAATTACATGCTGAAAAG ctGTTGGCGGTGCAGTCGGTGATCTCTACCCATTACTAA
- the LOC102622036 gene encoding disease resistance protein At4g27190-like isoform X4: MVESIVTVVLEFLKCLAPPTERRFGYLRNYKANGENLKAEIDKLKDERRSIQHRVSEAERKGEKIEEKVEKWLVRANNTIEQSAKFIDDEETTNKRCLMGLCPNLKTRYQLSKEAETKVKAIVELKEEAGKFDDRISYRTIPEDIWLKSHKGYETFESRLSTLKAIQNALIDVDVGIIGVYGMGGIGKTTLVKEFARRAIEDKLYDMVAFSEVTQSPDIKKVQEDIAETLGLQLSEEAESRRASRLYERLTNEKKILVILDNIWKPLDLGTIGIPFGVEHRGCKLLFTTRDLDVLLRMESEKNFSIGILNEQEAWRLFKIMAGDYVENRELESTATSVAKACGGLPIALTTVAKALRKKELPVWKNALQELQTPSEASFDEGVPAEAYSTIELSYKYLRGEQLKKTFLLCSLITPAPIMDLFKYSMGLGVFKSVHKLEDAHNKLDAWVHQLRDSCLLLEDGGSKYFSMHDVVRDVAISIACRDKIGFVVRNEDDWKWPNADELKKYLAISLKDSIINDIPEGSESLQLELLVMSPKNSFAVPNIPENFFKRTKKLRVLDFNGMRLLSLPSSIGLLVNLQALCLNQSILGGIDIAIIGKLENLEILSFLQSDIVELPKALGQLTKLRLLDLTDCFRLKVIAPNVISSLIRLEELYMGNCSIEWEVERANSKRSNASLDELMHLPRLTTLEIDVKNESMLPEGFLARKLERFKIHIGNGLFTHPMIAGQNWFKSRQHFLIDRDRKISRALKLKLDFMDICSMKLQGINNVECLWLDKLQGIENVLFNLDTEGFSQLKILWVQNNPDFFCIVDSREMVACDAFPLLESLILHNLINMERICVDRLKVESFNELKTVEAYNCDKLSNIFWLSTSKCLPRLERIAVINCSKMKEIFAIGEEVDNAIEKIEFAQLRSLSLGNLPEVTSFCRREVETPSASPNRQVSQEESTTMYCSSEITLDISTLLFNEKVALPNLEALEISDINVDKIWHYNQIPAAMFPHFQSLTRLVVWWCHKLKYIFSASMIGSLKQLQHLDIRDCKDLQEIISENRADQVIPHFVFPQLTTLMLHDLPKLRFLYPGMHTWEWPALETLVVYGCDKLKIFAADLSQNNGNDQLGIPAQQPLLPLEKADFPQHLFGSLRRLEIAADDSACFPIWNVLERFHNLEMLSLLFFPSHEELFSMEGCLEKHAGKLAMIKELQLYWHYHLEQLCKQDSKLGPIFQYLESLKVFHCQSLLILLPSSSVSFGNLTKLVAFGCKELIRLVTSSTAKTLVRLVAIEIYGCRAMTEVVTNDKDGVEKEEIVFRKLKTLELFDLDSLTSFCSANYTFKYPSLQDLHVIGCPKMKIFTTGESITPPRVNVWYGETEDRLLWTNNDLNTTIQQLHAEKLLAVQSVISTHY; the protein is encoded by the exons ATGGTGGAAAGCATTGTTACTGttgttttagaatttttgAAATGCTTGGCTCCTCCAACAGAACGCCGATTTGGTTATTTGCGTAACTATAAAGCCAACGGTGAGAATCTCAAGGCAGAAATAGACAAGCTCAAGGATGAAAGGAGAAGCATTCAGCACAGGGTTTCTGAGGCTGAAAGAAAAGGGGAAAAGATTGAAGAGAAGGTTGAGAAGTGGCTGGTTCGTGCGAACAACACCATTGAGCAGTCAGCCAAATTCATTGACGATGAGGAGACAACAAATAAACGATGTCTCATGGGCTTGTGTCCTAATTTGAAGACCCGCTATCAGCTTAGCAAGGAAGCAGAAACAAAGGTGAAGGCCATTGTTGAACTCAAAGAAGAAGCTGGGAAATTTGATGATAGAATTTCGTACCGTACCATTCCGGAGGATATATGGCTCAAGTCTCACAAAGGCTACGAGACCTTCGAATCAAGACTTTCTACTTTGAAGGCCATACAAAATGCATTGATCGATGTTGATGTCGGCATCATTGGGGTCTACGGCATGGGCGGCATTGGAAAGACGACACTGGTGAAGGAGTTTGCAAGGCGAGCCATTGAAGACAAGCTTTACGATATGGTGGCTTTTTCGGAGGTTACCCAAAGTCCAGACATAAAAAAGGTCCAAGAGGACATTGCGGAAACGTTAGGCCTACAGTTGTCCGAGGAAGCTGAGTCTAGAAGAGCTAGTAGACTATATGAAAGATTGACGAATGAGAAGAAGATCCTTGTGATTCTGGATAACATCTGGAAACCTCTTGATTTGGGGACTATTGGAATTCCTTTTGGAGTTGAGCACAGAGgatgcaaattattattcacaACAAGAGATCTCGATGTGCTGTTAAGGATGGAATCAGAAAAAAACTTCTCGATTGGCATTTTAAATGAACAAGAAGCCTGGAGATTGTTCAAGATAATGGCAGGTGATTACGTGGAAAATCGTGAATTAGAATCTACAGCAACAAGTGTAGCCAAGGCATGCGGAGGTTTGCCTATTGCCCTAACCACAGTAGCAAAGGCACTGAGAAAAAAAGAGCTGCCTGTGTGGAAGAATGCCTTGCAAGAACTCCAAACGCCTTCAGAGGCAAGCTTCGACGAAGGAGTACCAGCAGAGGCATACTCAACAATTGAGCTGAGTTACAAGTACTTAAGAGGTGAGCAACTCAAGAAAACTTTTTTACTGTGTAGTCTTATTACGCCAGCACCAATTATGGACTTGTTCAAATATAGCATGGGCTTGGGTGTATTTAAAAGTGTCCATAAGCTAGAAGATGCACATAACAAATTAGATGCATGGGTCCATCAACTAAGAGACTCTTGTTTGTTGCTTGAGGATGGTGGCAGTAAATACTTTTCTATGCACGACGTTGTTCGCGATGTTGCCATTTCAATTGCATGTCGTGACaaaattggatttgtggtgagaAATGAGGATGATTGGAAATGGCCAAATGCagatgaattaaaaaaatatcttgcaatttctttaaaagatagtattattaatgacattcCTGAAGGGTCCGAATCTCTACAACTTGAACTTCTAGTCATGTCTCCCAAGAACTCTTTTGCTGTGCCTAATATTCCTGAGAACTTCTTCAAAAGGACGAAAAAGCTTCGGGTTTTGGATTTTAATGGAATGCGGTTATTGTCATTGCCATCTTCAATTGGTCTTCTAGTAAATCTTCAGGCACTCTGTCttaatcaaagcattttggGAGGCATAGACATAGCCATTATTGGAAAGTTGGAAAATCTAGAAATCCTCAGCTTTTTGCAATCTGATATTGTAGAGTTGCCTAAAGCACTGGGTCAACTGACTAAGCTAAGGCTGTTAGATTTAACAGACTGTTTCCGTCTGAAAGTTATTGCCCCAAATGTCATATCAAGCTTAATCCGATTAGAAGAATTGTATATGGGTAATTGCTCCATTGAATGGGAGGTTGAAAGAGCCAACAGCAAAAGAAGTAATGCTAGCCTTGATGAATTGATGCATTTACCTCGGCTAACCACTCTAGAAATTGATGTAAAAAATGAGAGTATGTTACCAGAAGGCTTTTTGGCCAGAAAGCTCGAAAGGTTCAAAATACATATTGGAAATGGGTTATTCACACATCCCATGATTGCTGGACAAAATTGGTTTAAAAGTCGGCAGCACTTTTTGATCGACAGAGATCGTAAGATTTCAAGAGCATTGAAGCTCAAGCTTGATTTTATGGACATTTGCTCCATGAAATTGCAGGGCATCAATAACGTTGAATGCTTATGGTTGGACAAGCTGCAAGGCATCGAGAATGTTCTTTTCAATTTGGACACGGAGGGCTTTTCACAATTGAAGATTCTCTGGGTTCAAAATAATCCAGACTTCTTTTGCATCGTCGATTCAAGGGAGATGGTCGCTTGTGATGCCTTTCCTCTTTTGGAGTCACTTATCCTTCACAATTTGATCAACATGGAGAGGATATGTGTTGATCGGCTCAAAGTAGAGTCTTTCAACGAACTCAAAACCGTAGAAGCATATAATTGTGATAAGTTGAGTAATATCTTTTGGCTCTCTACTTCAAAATGCCTTCCAAGACTTGAGAGAATTGCAGTTATTAATTGCAGCAAGATGAAAGAGATTTTTGCAATTGGGGAAGAAGTTGATAATGCAATTGAGAAGATAGAGTTTGCTCAATTAAGATCTTTGAGTCTGGGGAATCTTCCAGAGGTTACAAGTTTTTGCCGCCGTGAGGTGGAGACTCCTTCTGCATCACCGAACAGACAAGTGTCACAAGAGGAATCGACGACTATGTATTGCTCCAGCGAAATCACTTTGGACATTTCAACTCTGCTTTTCAACGAGAAG gttGCGTTGCCTAACTTGGAGGCTTTGGAGATATCTGATATTAATGTCGACAAGATTTGGCACTACAATCAAATTCCGGCGGCCATGTTTCCTCACTTTCAAAGTTTAACACGATTAGTTGTGTGGTGGTGTCACAAACTgaaatacatattttcagcGTCTATGATCGGAAGCCTTAAGCAGCTCCAACACCTAGATATACGAGACTGTAAGGATTTACAGGAGATCATTTCTGAAAACAGAGCAGATCAAGTGATCCCTCATTTTGTCTTTCCACAGCTCACCACTTTGATGCTCCATGATCTACCAAAACTTAGATTTTTGTACCCTGGAATGCATACTTGGGAATGGCCCGCACTAGAAACTCTTGTAGTGTATGGTTGTGACAAATTAAAGATATTCGCTGCAGATTTATCGCAGAATAATGGGAATGATCAACTTGGTATTCCTGCACAACAGCCCCTATTGCCATTGGAAAAG GCCGATTTCCCACAACACCTTTTTGGCAGTCTTAGACGACTAGAGATTGCTGCAGATGACTCAGCTTGTTTTCCAATCTGGAACGTACTTGAGAGATTTCACAATCTCGAAATGCTCTCACTGCTTTTTTTTCCATCCCACGAAGAGCTATTTTCGATGGAAGGATGCTTAGAGAAACATGCGGGGAAGTTGgcaatgataaaagaattacAGCTGTACTGGCACTATCATCTGGAGCAGCTGTGCAAACAAGACTCCAAACTTGGCCCCATTTTTCAGTATCTTGAAAGTCTGAAAGTATTTCATTGTCAAAGTCTGTTAATTCTATTGCCATCATCATCGGTATCTTTTGGGAACCTAACAAAACTTGTAGCTTTCGGTTGCAAGGAATTGATACGCTTGGTAACATCCTCCACAGCAAAAACTCTGGTGCGACTCGTAGCAATAGAAATATATGGATGCAGAGCAATGACAGAGGTGGTAACAAATGACAAAGATggagttgaaaaagaagagattGTTTTCCGCAAATTGAAGACGTTGGAACTGTTTGATTTAGATAGCCTCACAAGTTTTTGCTCTGCCAATTACACCTTCAAATACCCATCTTTACAAGATTTGCATGTGATTGGTTGTCCCAAGATGAAGATTTTTACTACAGGAGAATCAATCACGCCTCCAAGAGTAAATGTCTGGTATGGAGAGACAGAGGATCGATTGCTTTGGACCAATAATGATCTAAACACAACCATACAACAATTACATGCTGAAAAG ctGTTGGCGGTGCAGTCGGTGATCTCTACCCATTACTAA